In one Streptomyces sp. NBC_01288 genomic region, the following are encoded:
- a CDS encoding 3-dehydroquinate synthase II family protein has translation MKLTWLDIRAADDKRAVLEEALHQRLDGIVADSLADLGDLPPTVKKIFFPHGKELKELPDDLGAADVVIVDPRVHGTPAELSSAYPGVEFGRFVEIVDAETLEDACQSARTEEWSLLLFRDPTKIPLEIVIAAAAGAEGSLITVAGDVTEAEIIFGVLEHGSDGVMMAPSAVGDATALKQASAVVTQPLDLVELTIVATEHVGMGERACVDTCSHFREDEGILVGSHSKGMILCVSETHPLPYMPTRPFRVNAGAIHSYTLSRDGRTHYLSELKSGSKVMAVDVKGQTRIVTVGRVKIESRPLISIDAKSEDGRAVNLILQDDWHVRVLGPGGAVLNSTELKPGDRVLGYLPAEDRHVGYPINEFCLEK, from the coding sequence ATGAAGCTCACGTGGCTTGATATTCGCGCTGCCGACGACAAGCGGGCCGTTCTCGAAGAAGCGCTGCATCAGAGGCTTGACGGCATTGTCGCGGACAGCCTGGCGGACCTGGGAGACCTGCCGCCCACGGTGAAGAAGATCTTCTTCCCGCACGGCAAGGAGCTGAAGGAGCTTCCCGACGATCTCGGCGCGGCCGACGTGGTGATCGTCGATCCGCGCGTGCACGGGACGCCCGCCGAGCTCTCGTCGGCGTATCCGGGGGTCGAGTTCGGACGGTTCGTGGAGATCGTCGACGCGGAGACTCTGGAGGACGCCTGTCAGTCGGCTCGTACGGAGGAGTGGAGCCTGCTCCTGTTCCGCGATCCCACGAAGATTCCGCTGGAGATCGTCATCGCGGCCGCCGCCGGTGCCGAGGGCAGTCTGATCACGGTCGCCGGGGACGTGACGGAGGCGGAGATCATCTTCGGGGTGCTCGAACACGGCTCCGACGGCGTGATGATGGCGCCGAGCGCCGTGGGTGACGCCACCGCGCTCAAGCAGGCGTCCGCCGTCGTGACCCAGCCCCTCGATCTCGTCGAGCTGACGATCGTCGCCACCGAGCATGTGGGCATGGGGGAGCGTGCCTGCGTCGACACGTGCAGCCATTTCCGTGAGGACGAGGGAATCCTGGTCGGCTCGCATTCCAAGGGGATGATCCTCTGCGTGAGTGAGACGCATCCGCTTCCCTATATGCCGACCCGGCCGTTCCGGGTGAACGCGGGGGCCATTCACTCCTACACGCTTTCCCGTGACGGGCGTACCCATTACCTCAGCGAGCTGAAATCCGGCAGCAAGGTCATGGCCGTGGACGTCAAGGGACAGACCCGAATCGTCACCGTCGGGCGGGTCAAGATCGAGAGCCGGCCGCTCATCTCCATCGACGCGAAATCCGAGGACGGGCGTGCCGTCAATCTGATTCTCCAGGATGACTGGCATGTGCGCGTCCTCGGCCCGGGCGGCGCGGTACTGAACAGCACCGAACTCAAGCCCGGCGACCGAGTGTTGGGATATCTGCCCGCCGAGGACCGCCATGTCGGCTATCCCATCAACGAGTTCTGCCTGGAGAAGTGA
- a CDS encoding 2-amino-3,7-dideoxy-D-threo-hept-6-ulosonate synthase, which produces MDWMQMFDGASSARKMRLLRLCRRNPRRMLVVPLDHPLTDGPIAGGGSGLNRLVGQLATNGADAVVLHKGSVRRVDPAWFTQMSLVVHLSASTAHAPDPDAKCLVATVEEALRLGADAVSVHVNVGSREEARQIADMAVVAEACDRWNIPLMAMMYPRGPRVTDPRDPALVSAAVTVAAEIGADLIKTYALESDVDMLRLTASCPVPILVAGGPRVGNGKALLEFVDSALRGGAAGIAMGRNIFESDNPAATTRELARLVHGDVPPPAPVEFCTKETRNHEAHVA; this is translated from the coding sequence ATGGACTGGATGCAGATGTTCGACGGCGCTTCGAGCGCCCGCAAAATGAGGCTGCTTCGGCTCTGTCGACGCAATCCGCGACGCATGCTGGTCGTTCCCCTCGACCATCCTCTGACGGACGGGCCGATCGCCGGGGGCGGCTCGGGACTCAACCGACTGGTCGGCCAGTTGGCGACGAACGGCGCGGACGCCGTGGTCCTGCACAAGGGAAGCGTCCGCCGCGTGGACCCGGCCTGGTTCACTCAGATGTCGCTCGTCGTGCATTTGAGCGCGAGCACCGCCCATGCTCCGGACCCTGATGCCAAGTGTCTGGTCGCCACCGTCGAAGAGGCATTGCGACTCGGCGCCGACGCGGTCAGCGTGCACGTGAATGTCGGTTCGCGGGAAGAGGCCCGGCAGATAGCCGATATGGCAGTTGTGGCAGAAGCCTGCGACCGCTGGAACATTCCGCTGATGGCGATGATGTATCCGCGAGGGCCGCGCGTGACCGATCCTCGTGATCCGGCGCTGGTATCCGCCGCCGTGACCGTCGCGGCAGAAATCGGGGCCGACCTGATCAAGACCTATGCCCTCGAATCCGATGTGGACATGCTGCGCCTGACGGCCTCCTGTCCGGTACCGATTCTGGTGGCCGGCGGCCCCCGCGTCGGCAATGGGAAAGCACTGCTGGAATTCGTCGATTCCGCACTTCGGGGCGGCGCGGCCGGTATCGCCATGGGCCGGAACATCTTCGAATCCGACAACCCGGCCGCCACGACACGCGAACTGGCCCGCCTCGTACACGGCGATGTGCCTCCGCCCGCTCCGGTCGAGTTCTGCACGAAAGAGACAAGGAACCATGAAGCTCACGTGGCTTGA
- a CDS encoding VOC family protein, producing MNALPARLDHLVLATPELAATVAEFTERTGIAPVAGGAHVGLGTRNYLVSLGGSRYLEIIGPDPEQPSPSGPRPFGVDGLAVARTVTWAVSPPDLDAAVAAARAQGYDPGPVRAMSRRRPDATLLEWRLTDGDTAHPSGLVPFLIDWSSSPHPTTASGLPVAPLLELRATAPVPDEIRPLLSAVGAELVVEAGPVGLSFTVDTPRGPVTFS from the coding sequence ATGAACGCGCTTCCCGCACGCCTCGACCATCTCGTCCTCGCGACGCCCGAACTGGCGGCCACGGTCGCCGAGTTCACCGAGCGCACGGGCATCGCGCCGGTCGCGGGCGGTGCCCATGTCGGGCTCGGTACCCGCAACTACCTTGTCTCGCTCGGTGGTTCCCGTTACCTGGAGATCATCGGCCCGGACCCGGAGCAGCCCTCGCCCTCGGGTCCGCGTCCCTTCGGTGTCGACGGGCTCGCCGTCGCCCGGACGGTGACGTGGGCGGTCTCCCCGCCCGACCTGGACGCGGCGGTCGCCGCGGCCCGCGCCCAGGGGTACGACCCCGGGCCGGTGCGGGCGATGAGCCGTCGCCGGCCCGACGCCACGCTGCTGGAGTGGCGGCTCACCGACGGGGACACGGCACATCCCTCCGGCCTGGTGCCGTTCCTCATCGACTGGAGTTCCTCGCCCCATCCGACGACCGCCTCGGGCCTGCCCGTCGCGCCTCTGCTGGAGCTGAGGGCGACGGCACCGGTCCCGGACGAGATCCGTCCGTTGTTGTCGGCCGTGGGGGCGGAGTTGGTGGTGGAGGCGGGGCCGGTGGGGCTCTCCTTCACGGTGGACACCCCGCGCGGGCCCGTGACCTTCAGCTGA
- a CDS encoding VOC family protein codes for MTPRFDAIGLVVSDMAASVAFYRRLGFGFPEDAASQPHAEAQLPGGLRLLLDTEDTVRSFHPGWRAPSGSGRAALALLCDDPAEVDRVYEELTGAGHHGELKPWDAFWGQRYAVVHDPDGNGVDLFAPLAGSAE; via the coding sequence ATGACTCCACGATTCGACGCGATCGGCCTGGTCGTCTCCGACATGGCCGCCTCTGTCGCCTTCTACCGCCGGCTCGGGTTCGGGTTCCCCGAGGACGCCGCGAGCCAGCCGCACGCCGAGGCCCAACTGCCCGGTGGGCTACGGCTGTTGCTGGACACGGAGGACACCGTCCGCTCGTTCCACCCGGGATGGCGGGCACCCAGCGGCAGCGGTCGGGCCGCGCTCGCCCTGCTCTGTGACGACCCCGCCGAAGTCGACCGGGTCTACGAGGAGTTGACCGGTGCCGGGCATCACGGCGAGCTGAAGCCGTGGGACGCCTTCTGGGGCCAGCGGTACGCCGTCGTGCACGATCCCGACGGCAACGGCGTGGATCTCTTCGCCCCGCTAGCCGGCTCTGCCGAGTAG
- a CDS encoding helix-turn-helix transcriptional regulator: protein MYAERTSRLPGAVVWSRTIEASTVGPVHPVLPDGCMDILWNEGRLLVAGPDTRAYVPGTAPTHWAGIRFAPGTAPTYLGVPAHELRDRRVDLTDVWPAATVRRLGARISRAPDPATALEEAALERAADVSPPDPLLRHLVAALDTGRPVAATADELGLGARQLHRRSLTAFGYGPKTLARVLRLQRALALARAGVPFAETAARSGYADQAHLARDVKELAGMPLGELLGRAG, encoded by the coding sequence GTGTACGCGGAGAGGACGTCCCGGCTGCCGGGCGCGGTGGTCTGGAGCCGCACGATCGAGGCCTCCACCGTCGGCCCGGTCCACCCCGTCCTGCCCGACGGCTGCATGGACATCCTCTGGAACGAGGGCCGCCTCCTGGTCGCGGGCCCCGACACCCGCGCGTACGTCCCCGGAACCGCGCCCACCCACTGGGCGGGCATCCGCTTCGCCCCCGGCACCGCCCCCACCTACCTGGGCGTCCCCGCACACGAACTCCGCGACCGCCGGGTCGACCTCACCGACGTCTGGCCCGCCGCGACGGTACGCCGCCTCGGCGCCCGTATCTCCAGGGCCCCCGACCCCGCGACCGCGCTGGAAGAAGCGGCACTGGAACGCGCGGCGGACGTGTCCCCACCCGATCCGCTGCTACGGCACCTCGTGGCGGCCCTCGACACCGGCCGCCCCGTCGCCGCCACCGCCGACGAACTCGGCCTAGGCGCCCGCCAGTTGCACCGCCGCTCCCTCACCGCGTTCGGCTACGGCCCCAAGACACTCGCCCGGGTGCTGCGCCTCCAACGCGCGCTCGCGCTGGCCCGCGCCGGAGTCCCGTTCGCGGAGACGGCGGCCCGGTCCGGTTACGCGGACCAGGCCCATCTCGCCCGGGACGTCAAGGAGTTGGCGGGGATGCCGCTGGGCGAACTACTCGGCAGAGCCGGCTAG
- a CDS encoding AraC family transcriptional regulator, whose amino-acid sequence MDALAGLLEGPRARGAFMIRACFDPPWAVRIEDRAPLTVMLMVRGDAWITPDTGERIRLRAGDLAIARGPAPYTCGDTPDTAPQAVILPGAECHYPDGTPLNGSMDLGVRTWGDRPDGSTVMLIGTYLMRGEINGRLLDALPPLLSLPSEVWECPLTPLLMDEIVREEPAQEVVLDRLLDLLVIAALRAWFSRPEADAPAWYRALADPVVGRVLRLLQDDPAHPWTVASLAAKAGVSRAALARRFTDLVGEPPMSYLTAWRLALTADRLRDTEDTIGAIARQVGYGSAFALSSAFKRVYGVSPQEHRTRSA is encoded by the coding sequence ATGGACGCCCTGGCAGGCCTTCTGGAGGGTCCACGCGCGCGTGGCGCCTTCATGATCCGCGCGTGCTTCGACCCGCCGTGGGCGGTACGCATCGAGGACCGCGCCCCGCTCACCGTCATGCTCATGGTCCGCGGCGACGCCTGGATCACCCCGGACACGGGGGAGCGGATCCGCCTGCGGGCCGGCGACCTCGCCATCGCCCGCGGCCCCGCCCCGTACACCTGCGGCGACACCCCCGACACCGCCCCGCAGGCAGTGATCCTCCCCGGCGCCGAGTGCCACTACCCCGACGGCACCCCGCTCAACGGCTCCATGGACCTCGGTGTCCGCACCTGGGGCGACCGACCCGACGGCTCCACGGTCATGCTCATCGGCACCTACCTCATGCGCGGCGAGATCAACGGCCGCCTCCTGGACGCCCTTCCACCGCTGCTCTCCCTCCCCTCCGAGGTCTGGGAGTGCCCGCTCACCCCGCTCCTCATGGACGAGATCGTCCGCGAGGAACCCGCCCAGGAGGTCGTCCTGGACCGCCTCCTCGACCTCCTCGTCATCGCCGCCCTGAGGGCCTGGTTCTCCCGCCCGGAGGCCGACGCCCCTGCCTGGTACCGCGCACTCGCGGACCCCGTCGTGGGCAGGGTCCTGCGGCTCCTCCAGGACGACCCCGCCCACCCCTGGACGGTCGCCTCCCTCGCCGCCAAGGCGGGCGTCTCCCGCGCGGCACTGGCCCGCCGCTTCACCGACCTCGTCGGCGAACCCCCGATGTCCTACCTCACGGCCTGGCGCCTGGCCCTCACCGCGGACCGCCTCCGCGACACCGAGGACACCATCGGCGCGATCGCCAGGCAGGTCGGCTACGGCAGCGCGTTCGCCCTGTCCAGCGCCTTCAAGCGGGTCTACGGCGTGAGCCCGCAGGAGCACCGGACGAGGTCGGCGTAG